Below is a genomic region from Drosophila albomicans strain 15112-1751.03 chromosome 2R, ASM965048v2, whole genome shotgun sequence.
CCAcagcgtcatcatcatcatcatgatgattGCGCCCACATGACACAGTGaattaaagaaagaaagaaaaaacatgtTACAAGCGAGCGACGCTTGTGCATTGACCTGTGTCAAATGATGCCACAAAACTGAGTTGAGCAGCCAGGCGTAGGGAGCTCTAACTTGATGCTGCTTTCGCTTGTAgccaaaaaattaataacaccAAGTCAAGTGGGTCAATGTCACATGGCTGAATCAGCTGGCAAAGCTAAACGCTACTCTTGTCTAGCTTAATGTTTACAATTTCGATTTATTCATATCTGCTGTGCAAGTGTAAAACTGCCTGCTGCTGATATGtattacaattaataaatatatagtacatactaTAGTAGTTTACTTTAAGCACACGtacaaaaaaacacttttcaagCCTCGCAACTTACATTTAAGACTTAGAACTACAAAACAAGTCTGTACAATTGAGAAATATAGGTGACAAGACATCAGACTAACTAACAGTAAGAGCTACCTAACTACAcgaatatatgtgtgtatatagttTGGATTGATTGAAAGCTTAAAAGACTGTGTGCGTCATAAGAGTCTCTGTCTTGAGCAAGAGTTACAACTAAACCGCGATCTTAGGCTTGCTGGCCTCGGCACGTTTGCGTTTCGCCCTCAAGCGTTGATTGCAATACACGCGCAGAAAGATGGCCACGAATACGATGAGCACACCAAAGATGCCCAGCAACGTAATGCTGTGTTGATAGATGAAACAGGAAAGCATTATGGCAGCGGcctgtaaataaaacaaagaaagagtgtgagagagtgagtTGTATATCAAATTCATGGCATTCAAAGTGCGGGCCACTCACCTGTCGCAGCGTCATGATGATGGTAAACACAACTGGGCCAAACACATCAATTGTGTGGTAGATAAACAATTGGCCAACCGCCGAACAGATGGATAGAACAACCATGTCGAACACGAACTTTGGATGCTACAAGTAAAaccaaatatttgtaaacaaaagcaaacaattggCTGGATGACTGAACTATAGAAAATCCCCGACAAAGTAAATTAGCACATGTCAAATAAACGAATAAACTATGTGCATAAATAGATAAGTAGATTCCCCGATTGCGAAATGATGCAACTGTCTAAATAGACTTTGAAGAAAGATAGGCAGGAATGGACATAAATTAAAGGTGTGTAAATGCAACGTTAAAGCAAGTGCAGTGCAGAGTAATGTTAGCATTAGATACATTAAGATAAGATAGTTGTTAATTAAGGTTTGTAATTGGAAAAAAATTTAGACAGAAGTATACACAATTCTAAAGGAATGAAGCAATGAAGGAAAGATAATTAATGGATTCTCTGTTGACTCACCTCTGTGGCAAATGCGAGCGAATCCATGAAGCCGCCCTGCATGGAGAGTGAGGCGCCCGTGAAGATCGATGAGAACAGATTGACGCCGCACATCATTTGCAGCGAACTCATGCCGTAGCTCTTGAACAATCCGCCCTGCCAGTTGGCCGTGAAGCTGTCGAAGACCATGTACATGGATAGCAGAAAGATGCCCGTCAATGTGGTCACTCCACTCGCTTTGCTGTTATCCGACGAGCCACTCATGAAGAAAATCATGCCCAGGGAAATGAGCAAAGCTGTGAAATACTCATACGATTCGTATTTGGCTTTCGACATGATTTTGCCCATCAACATGACGGGAATAATCTTGCAGGACTTGGCCAACACTTGTGTGGGAAAGTTTACAAACTTCAGAGCCTCGTATTGGAACCAGGCGCTCATAATGTTTGAGAACGAGGCAAAGGAATACTTGTAGAGTGGCGCCCGGTGTCTTCCCGGAACTGGTTGCCATTGCATATAGATGAGGGCCACAAAGAAGGCGAGCAGTCGGTTGGCAAAGACCAGAAACTGTGAATCCTTGAATTTGGCACTTTCTCCGTTGAAGTTGTAGTAATGCTGCGTCATAATTTTCTCCTGCAACACACCCCACGTCAGGTAGGAGACCATGAGGCCGCCAAAGCACCAAAATAGCTGCACAGCCTCCTGGGAACTTGTGCGTTTAATTTGCGTGCGTTCTCGCTCGTTTGGAGTGAGTTCCAGGGGGTCGTAGCCGGAGTTCCCTGTGATGCACATGTTGACAGCGGTGTGCAGTAGCGTTTTGTTGCCACGCTCCAGATAATTTGAACGCTGCACATATTTGTAGATCAAATAGCCTGGCACAAAGACGCAACTATAGCCGAAGCAATTGACAAGTAGCTTAAGCAACCAGGCATAATCCTTGGACTGTGACTCCACCAGCTGAGACAGCGTCATGTCCACCACATAGCGACCACCCAGAGAAATGCGCAGCAGATCCGAAAAGAAGTGAATAACGAGTAGGCTGACAACGATGAAGGAGCTGCAAGGAGACACATTAGAAAAAGATACAAACAATATTACATATTACTTACCATATTACTAGCTCTGGTGTACGAGTTCCCATCTTGTAGACGACCATGTGGCAGCTTTGTCTGCTTTCGACTGTTTCTTGCTCTTCTTTGGGTTCAAGTTCGAGCCACCACAAGAATTTGCTGACACGTTCGAAATTTATGTAGTTGCCAAATAATCACGCCCCAAGCGTTCTTCTAGCCGGTAAAGTCAAGTGTCACAAGTTCAATAACCGCTCAAACAAGTTTTTTGAATACGAtaagcagcacaacaacaacaaatacgtGAAGacttttgtttatatgtaaCTAATAACTATGCATATGTTCATCCATATGTTTATTTACGTTTGGTCTGCATAGCACAAAGCGTTGCGTGATGTTTGCTTTATATAAAGACGAGATGAAGCTGATTGATGACACAGCCGCACTTGTGCCGCGGCTGTGCTAATATTATAcgcatttcattattaattacaCCTTAAAACTCTCGCGCTGTGTAGAAAATTCAACTATTATGATAAGTGGCTGCTTGCCAGCGGTGCCAGATCGCGTCGATTGCATCTATTGTGAATGAGCATTCAAATTTTGCAGCCCTGCAAGAAGTGTGGCCATTGAGACtgatatttgttatatttgtacTTAACTTAGTTTAGCAACtccataaacaaaaatacatttatatatttgtcaGCATGccagaaatacttttaaaaatttatataagctttataaaatgcaatcaagCTGCTATGCaacattgtatattttagtatatttgtagtcgTAAAACTGTATGTACTAGATTTCGAATCTGCGGTCACATTGCTTACAAGCTGTAccttttttgcaatttgctttCTTTGTCAGAAAAACTGTCaggaaaaatattattttcacattCTAATCGCTAACAAATCAAGctgaaaaaagtgaaaaacgaATACTTCGCGTGGAAATAACACTTTGAGAGTGTTAAAACTAAACTACCCGGAGCCCTAGCAAGTGAAtatcaaaagtgaaaaattgtgaaatacaaCGCAGCTTCTTTGCACAAATACAGAAACAACGACGATAAGAGCAGCTTAATATGTAAGTTTTATTAgattaatatagaaaatattcgtgtttatttttagcaaatatataatatattgaaaatgcaattgagaAAATGGATATGCAATATGTGAGGTTGATGTTGCTGTAGCAACTGCCGTATgtttgtgtgcgagtgtgtgtgagtttatAATTAGAATTCATTTTTCACATGCTCCATGAACTCATTTCTAAATCTGTTCAAAGAGATAATAATTTTCGTATGTATCACATAATTGACGTACATTTGTTTTATGGCACATCGACGACATCTGCTGGGCTCTCTTCGATTTATTAATCCGCCGATTTTATGGCGCGCAGATTTTCCGACGGCAGCTGCTACAACATTTTCGACTTTCTACCTGTTTCTGCTACCTGAAATCTGCAATATTTtcgcatatataaataactgacttttctgcttttgcttacAGTTATCAACCAAGTTTCAAGGTGTCAAGAACGCGAAACACTGAACGCAAAACaagctaataaataaataagcaaaagttATCACAACGTAAaggaaaatatacaaatataaaatggtGCAAACAGGAATCTCGCTGAACGAGCGTTTTACTCAAATGCAATCTCGCCAGGATCATCAGGCTCGTCCAGCCGCGCCATCGGCGTCTCGTGGTCGCCGTAGTCGTTCTCagagtcgcagtcgccgcATTGTGGATGCCACAGCATCGGCGGCCAACACTCGACTGTTGCAGGAGTTCAAGAGGAAGCACACTGTTCAGACGGCCCTCAAACTGAAGCGCGTATGTgtccaaaaaacaaacaaaccaaaacaaacaacaactacaatcaCAACTACAGTATTAACTGTCTGGGATAATTGAGGGAAAATCAAGGAAAGCAGTTGTTTAACTGACTGAACATACGACAAGCAACGTTGAACGTTAAACGTATTCCATGGCTGGGAACAGCACAAAGACCACAACAACTGAACGTGGAGCAGCTACAGAGGATTAATGCATTCTGCGTTTATAACACTAGTCTAAGCAACACAGTTGAACTCAACTGTTTTTTGATTAGCTAGCAAAGCGAGAAGAACTTGTCCTGCCTGCCTGCCCAGTGCAGTCTAGTTCAGCCTTATATATAGATAGCCACTTCAGTAGTAGACTTCTATTGTTCACACACACTGAACTGAAAACGTTACCGCCTTTTTTGAGCCCAGCGACTGTTTCAGTTTTGCTATCTGCAAagcaaaaagccaaacaaatccATCACAAAAAAACCAACCAAAACCCTTATGCATCTTACAGAGAAGCTTGCGGACAACTGCCAA
It encodes:
- the LOC117576613 gene encoding adenosine 3'-phospho 5'-phosphosulfate transporter 1 codes for the protein MVVYKMGTRTPELVICSFIVVSLLVIHFFSDLLRISLGGRYVVDMTLSQLVESQSKDYAWLLKLLVNCFGYSCVFVPGYLIYKYVQRSNYLERGNKTLLHTAVNMCITGNSGYDPLELTPNERERTQIKRTSSQEAVQLFWCFGGLMVSYLTWGVLQEKIMTQHYYNFNGESAKFKDSQFLVFANRLLAFFVALIYMQWQPVPGRHRAPLYKYSFASFSNIMSAWFQYEALKFVNFPTQVLAKSCKIIPVMLMGKIMSKAKYESYEYFTALLISLGMIFFMSGSSDNSKASGVTTLTGIFLLSMYMVFDSFTANWQGGLFKSYGMSSLQMMCGVNLFSSIFTGASLSMQGGFMDSLAFATEHPKFVFDMVVLSICSAVGQLFIYHTIDVFGPVVFTIIMTLRQAAAIMLSCFIYQHSITLLGIFGVLIVFVAIFLRVYCNQRLRAKRKRAEASKPKIAV